Proteins co-encoded in one Opitutales bacterium genomic window:
- a CDS encoding ABC transporter ATP-binding protein, with translation MKSVVVSDLVKRFGSVTALDTVNLHVEPGELFFFLGPSGCGKTTLLRSIAGFYEPESGSIAIGDRDVTRTPAHKREAGMVFQNYALFPHLTVFENVAFGLKQRKWSTDKIATAVSEALRQVRLEAYTERKPAALSGGQQQRVALARALVFRPGILLLDEPLSNLDAALRNAMRTEIRSICKQAGMTSIYVTHDQKEALAIADRIAVMHLGKIEQVGAPLEIYKRPRSRFVAEFVGSGNFLSGSVLHAVGPSILVKTPLGDLAGTASNSDFEPEPGAPVDILIRPESIQTGLMPPEENAFPLKIERVTFLGEAAQVEARSGDEVIEFLEFNPHQSADARVGEKCHAWVDSDDVVVIPQS, from the coding sequence ATGAAAAGCGTGGTAGTCTCGGATTTAGTGAAACGCTTTGGGTCGGTCACGGCCTTGGACACCGTCAACCTCCATGTCGAGCCAGGTGAGCTTTTCTTTTTTCTTGGGCCGAGCGGTTGCGGTAAGACCACGCTTCTTCGGAGCATAGCTGGGTTTTACGAGCCTGAGTCGGGATCTATTGCGATTGGAGACCGAGACGTCACCCGCACACCCGCACACAAACGCGAGGCAGGCATGGTATTCCAGAATTATGCCCTTTTTCCCCATCTGACTGTATTTGAGAACGTCGCCTTCGGTCTGAAACAGCGTAAATGGTCCACAGATAAGATTGCTACGGCGGTTTCCGAAGCTCTGCGGCAGGTGCGCTTGGAAGCCTATACGGAGCGTAAGCCTGCGGCCCTGTCTGGGGGCCAACAACAGCGCGTTGCGCTTGCTCGAGCTCTCGTGTTTCGCCCTGGTATTTTGTTATTGGATGAACCTTTGTCGAATCTAGATGCTGCCCTCCGTAATGCCATGAGGACCGAGATTCGATCGATCTGCAAGCAAGCCGGAATGACTTCCATCTACGTCACACACGACCAAAAGGAAGCCCTCGCCATCGCCGATCGCATTGCGGTGATGCACCTGGGGAAAATAGAGCAGGTGGGCGCGCCGCTCGAGATTTATAAGCGCCCGCGTAGTCGATTCGTGGCAGAGTTTGTAGGCTCGGGGAATTTTCTTTCAGGCTCTGTGCTGCATGCAGTGGGACCGTCCATTTTGGTGAAGACGCCGCTAGGCGATCTGGCAGGAACTGCCTCAAATTCAGATTTTGAGCCTGAGCCGGGAGCCCCAGTCGATATTCTCATACGCCCTGAATCGATACAAACTGGACTTATGCCGCCCGAAGAAAATGCTTTCCCGCTCAAGATCGAGCGTGTCACTTTTCTAGGGGAAGCGGCTCAAGTCGAAGCACGCTCTGGGGATGAGGTGATTGAATTTCTAGAGTTTAACCCGCACCAGTCGGCCGATGCGCGCGTGGGCGAGAAGTGTCACGCTTGGGTGGATTCAGACGACGTAGTAGTGATTCCACAGTCATGA
- a CDS encoding ATP-binding protein translates to MKSISREQIQRRLHAENPWWVDREAISKSYTALQPRAYLELFFPLVSDASVHRAVVLLGPRRVGKTVMIHHSIRKLIQSNVPASRILYCSIDSPIYNGLTFDDILQEYTAITGIDFDEEQVYVFFDEIQYLKDWERHLKSLVDLRSSIKFCVSGSAAAALKLKSQESGAGRFTDFLLPPLTFYEYLILSKEEDLVVAKPETHRDSVDYICKDIDRLNEAFVDYINFGGYPEIALSPELQKNPARFIKSDIIDKVLLRDLPSLYGIQDIQELNYLFTTLAFNSANEVSLESLAKSSGVAKNTIKRYIEYLEAAFLIRTVHRVDRNAKRFKRANFFKVYLTNPSIRSALFAPIGGEDEAMGDLVETAIYAQWFHSDTTRLHYARWSNGEVDMVYLGPDQRVRWTVETKWSDRYYEKPGELKSLCSFCHTNNIDSATVTTITHNGYKRFKNIGLTYRSASLHAYALGANLIWNMHPKHDEFLNKASDRKQDRSLDVD, encoded by the coding sequence ATTAAGAGCATTTCAAGAGAGCAAATTCAAAGAAGATTGCATGCGGAAAATCCATGGTGGGTAGACAGAGAAGCAATCTCGAAGTCCTATACAGCCTTGCAGCCGCGCGCCTACCTGGAGCTGTTTTTCCCGTTGGTTAGTGACGCATCCGTCCATCGCGCCGTGGTTCTACTCGGCCCCCGGAGGGTCGGTAAAACAGTGATGATTCACCACAGCATAAGAAAGCTGATACAGTCAAACGTACCCGCCTCACGGATACTATATTGTTCTATCGACAGCCCGATATATAACGGACTCACATTCGACGACATACTCCAAGAATATACTGCCATTACTGGCATAGATTTCGATGAGGAGCAGGTATATGTCTTCTTCGACGAGATCCAATATCTAAAGGATTGGGAGCGGCACTTGAAAAGCCTAGTGGATCTTCGGTCATCTATCAAATTTTGCGTTTCCGGATCTGCCGCCGCCGCACTAAAGCTAAAAAGTCAAGAATCTGGCGCAGGTAGGTTCACAGATTTCTTACTTCCCCCTCTTACGTTCTACGAATATCTGATCTTATCAAAAGAGGAAGACCTCGTTGTCGCCAAACCTGAAACACACCGAGACAGTGTTGACTACATCTGTAAAGATATTGATCGCCTGAATGAAGCCTTCGTTGATTACATAAATTTCGGAGGATATCCTGAAATCGCACTCAGCCCCGAGCTTCAGAAAAATCCAGCCCGATTCATCAAGAGCGATATAATTGACAAGGTTTTGCTGAGAGACCTCCCAAGCCTCTATGGCATACAAGATATTCAGGAACTAAATTATCTCTTTACCACGCTAGCTTTTAATTCTGCTAACGAAGTTTCTTTAGAATCTTTGGCAAAAAGTTCAGGTGTCGCCAAGAACACGATAAAACGCTACATCGAATATCTTGAAGCAGCTTTTCTTATACGGACGGTCCATCGAGTCGATCGAAACGCTAAACGATTTAAGAGAGCAAATTTTTTTAAAGTGTATCTGACTAATCCCTCAATCAGGTCGGCATTGTTCGCACCGATAGGAGGCGAGGATGAAGCAATGGGTGATCTGGTCGAAACAGCAATCTACGCACAGTGGTTTCACTCTGATACAACGAGACTCCATTATGCTAGATGGTCAAATGGGGAAGTTGACATGGTCTACTTAGGCCCCGATCAAAGGGTTCGTTGGACTGTAGAAACTAAATGGTCTGACCGATATTATGAAAAGCCTGGTGAACTGAAGTCACTGTGCTCTTTTTGCCACACTAACAATATTGATTCTGCTACGGTCACAACGATCACTCATAACGGATACAAGCGTTTTAAAAATATCGGCCTTACTTACCGATCTGCAAGCCTCCACGCATACGCATTAGGAGCCAATTTGATTTGGAACATGCATCCTAAACACGATGAGTTTTTGAATAAGGCATCTGACCGAAAACAAGACAGAAGTCTCGATGTAGATTGA